The following coding sequences lie in one Glycine soja cultivar W05 chromosome 16, ASM419377v2, whole genome shotgun sequence genomic window:
- the LOC114390424 gene encoding naringenin,2-oxoglutarate 3-dioxygenase-like, which yields MAPTAKTDLAYLAQEKTLELSFVRDEDERPKVAYNEFSNEVPVISLAGIHEVGGRREEICKKIVEACKNWGIFQVVDHGVDQQLMAEMTRLAKEFFILPLDEKVRFDMSGGKRGGFNVSSHLRGESVQDWREIVIYFSYPMRERDYTRWPDTPKGWRSVTESYSEKLMALACNLLEVLSEAMGLEKEALTKACVDMDQKIVVNYYPKCPQPDLTLGLKRHTDPGTITLLLQDQVGGLQATRDNGKTWITVQPVEGAFVVNLGDHCHYLSNGRFKSADHQAVVNSNHSRLSIATFQNPALNATVYPLKVREGEKPVMEEPITFAEMYRRKMSKDLEIAGMKKLAKKKDFENEKHFQELEKAKVEAKPLKEILA from the exons ATGGCACCAACGGCCAAGACTGATCTGGCTTACCTGGCTCAGGAGAAGACCCTGGAATTGAGCTTCGTTCGGGATGAAGACGAGCGTCCAAAGGTTGCGTACAATGAATTCAGCAATGAGGTCCCGGTGATTTCTCTGGCCGGAATCCACGAGGTGGGTGGTCGTAGAGAAGAGATTTGCAAGAAGATTGTGGAGGCTTGCAAGAATTGGGGTATCTTCCAAGTTGTTGATCACGGTGTGGATCAACAACTCATGGCCGAGATGACCCGTCTTGCCAAAGAGTTCTTTATCTTGCCACTGGACGAAAAGGTTCGCTTTGATATGTCCGGTGGCAAAAGGGGAGGATTCAACGTCTCTAGTCATCTCCga GGTGAGTCCGTGCAGGACTGGAGAGAGATAGTGATATACTTTTCCTAcccaatgagagagagagactatACAAGGTGGCCAGACACTCCAAAAGGGTGGAGATCAGTGACCGAATCATACAGCGAGAAGCTAATGGCTCTAGCTTGCAATCTCTTGGAGGTGTTGTCAGAGGCAATGGGGTTGGAGAAAGAGGCTTTAACCAAAGCATGTGTTGACATGGACCAGAAGATTGTGGTGAATTACTACCCTAAGTGCCCACAACCTGACCTCACTCTTGGCCTCAAGCGCCACACTGATCCTGGCACCATCACATTGCTGCTTCAGGACCAAGTGGGTGGACTCCAAGCCACCAGGGACAATGGGAAAACGTGGATCACCGTTCAGCCTGTGGAGGGTGCCTTCGTTGTCAATCTTGGAGACCATTGTCAT TATCTGAGCAATGGAAGGTTCAAGAGTGCTGATCACCAAGCGGTGGTGAACTCAAACCATAGCCGTTTGTCCATAGCCACGTTTCAAAACCCTGCACTAAATGCAACTGTGTACCCTCTCAAGGTTAGAGAGGGAGAGAAGCCTGTGATGGAGGAACCAATCACTTTTGCTGAAATGTACAGGAGGAAGATGAGCAAGGACCTTGAGATTGCTGGGATGAAGAAGCTGGCTAAGAAAAAGGACTTTGAGAATGAAAAGCATTTCCAAGAACTTGAGAAGGCAAAAGTTGAGGCCAAGCCTTTGAAGGAGATTCTTGCTTAA